GCTCGGCACGGTCGTGGTGGCGTTGATCCAGTACATACCCGCCACCGGCCAGCTGATCGCGACCTGACCCTGCGCATCGGTGGTGAAGGTCTTTTCATCGACCGATCCGCGATAGCGGCTGCCGCCGGCGATCACCGTGACGACGAGCTTGGCGGCCGGCTTGCCGTCAGCGGTGAATTTGAACGTCGCCGGTTCGCCCGTGACCAAGTCGTTGGGATGAGTCACCGGGATCAGCTCGAGCCCGACACCGGTCGGTTTCAATGCCGTTTCGGTGGGCGCGCCGGCAGTGACGAACACCTCGTTCCGATTGGCCGTCTCGCTCAGCTTGACGTCGGTCGCGCCGGCCGGGATCGCGGTCGCGAGCTGATCCGGCTTGGTCCCGCGCGGCAGGCGCTGTTCCTTGCCGTCGACCTTGAAGCTGCCCATCACGCCGCCATTCTGCACGACCAGCTTATAGGTGCCCTTCTGCACCATG
This portion of the Sphingomonas sp. So64.6b genome encodes:
- a CDS encoding DUF4198 domain-containing protein; translated protein: MTSLRAKLLAAALGTAAIAAPLQAHRLWVLPSTTIVSGDDDWITFDAAASNDLFFPDHQPLRVEPAVVQPDGTPGKVEHVNIGQYRATFDLHMVQKGTYKLVVQNGGVMGSFKVDGKEQRLPRGTKPDQLATAIPAGATDVKLSETANRNEVFVTAGAPTETALKPTGVGLELIPVTHPNDLVTGEPATFKFTADGKPAAKLVVTVIAGGSRYRGSVDEKTFTTDAQGQVAISWPVAGMYWINATTTVPSVAIPNAEKRMSYTAVLEVLHP